GGATCAGGACAAATATCAAAAGGAGGAGGCCCATCTCAAGTTTATAGAAGAATCAGAACATCTGTGGAAAAAGGTTCTGATCTATGATGCGATAGGACCCAAGGAAGAATAATGCAGAGAGCAAAGGGATGAATGTTGAGGAATTAAGAGCGTATTGTCTGGCTAAAAAGGGAGTCACAGAAGAATTTCCCTTTGATGAGGTAACGCTTGTCTTTAAAGTTATGGGGAAGATGTTTGCCTTGGTTCCCTTAGAACGGCTACCCTCTCAGGTAAACCTCAAATGTGATCCCGAAAGATCGCTGGAATTACGTGAACAATACGACGGCGTGGTTACCCCGGCCTTTCACATGAGTAAAACCCATTGGAATACCTTGTTTTTTGAACAATTGCCCTCAACGCTACTTGCCAGTCTTACAGATCACTCCTACGAGCTGGTGATTGCCAATTTTACCAAAAAATTAAGGTCGGAATACGACTCACTTTAAGCTATAATCCTTTTACCTGCAATTCGTGAAAGGCATCTGCCTGAAGTCTCAGCAGCTCCTCTGCCTTTTGTTTTTTATGGGCATATACCCGTTCTTCTTCTTGTATTTCCCCGTAGATTTTCTCATTCAGAACTGCATCTGTCGCCATAATATGCTGCCGCTGCGATACTTTCTGAGTCACCCAGGCTTCAACCGTGCTTTCTTCTTCCTCGAGTTTAAAATCGTACGGCCCTTTTGGAGCCAGAAGTTTTACAACGATAGGAGCGGTTTCAATAGCGAGGAAAAGAAGGAAGATAAAAAAGGAAGGAAACCAGGCCAGTTCACCCAAGGCATTGATTCTGGCCATAAGTCCGTCGAACCCGTCAATAATAGGCTGAGAATTAACCACGGCTGTTTCGTATTCTGTATTCAGCTTGCTGATCTGGCCCTCTATAGCGGCGATTCTTTCCGCATTATCTGACTTCAGTTCACGCAGTTCGAGCAGAGCGGCGTCATGCTTCTCTCTTTTCTCTTTATACACAGGACCCTTTCCCAGTAACATAGTACCCGCTCTTCCTTCAGCTTCGGAAATATAGGTATCGTATAGGGCATTGGTCTCTGCTTCCTTAGAGGCAACTTCCTCTTTGAGCTGTACAATATCCTGTTCCAGGTCGGCGACAAGCGGACTGTATTGTAGGGCTATTTGTTCTTTGTTTGCCAGGGTGAGCTCATTTTTTTGTTCGAGTAAAACCTGGTCGATTTCTTTTTCGAAAATTTTCATCTCCAGGGGTTTGGAGATAACTACTGCAATAATCACAGCCAGCAGTAATCTTGGCGTTGCCTGGAGGAATTCACTTCTAAAACTATTCCGTTTCTTAATTGTAGAAACGATAAAGCGATCCAGGTTGAAGATCAGCAGTCCCCAGACCAGGCCAAATCCAAGGGCGGTGTAGACATTGTCAAAAACCGTGTAAAGGGCATATCCGGCGGCCAGAAAAGCCATTACTGCCGTAAAAAATACGGTAGCACCTATACCGGCGTATTTGTTGCGTTCGCCTTGCGAACAAGTTTCAAGAATAGAGGCGTCTGCCCCCGAGCAGAGGATAAAAAAGCGTTGTATCATAACAGTGTTCTCAATTGATTGATAGACTATTAGAACGCAACCCTAATGTTTTTGTTACATAAAAGGAATGATAATTTTAAAAAAGCGCAATTATTTTGACATTTCGGTAAAATACTGATAGAAATAAGGAATGGTTTCGATTCCTTTGAGGTAGTTTTCGACTCCAAAATGTTCGTTGGGTGAATGTATGGCATCGCTGTCTAAGCCAAAGCCCATTAGAATGGTTTTACTTCCCAGTTCCTGTTCAAATAAAGCTACGATCGGGATGCTTCCCCCGCTTCTTTGAGGGATGGGTTTTTTACCAAATGTCTTTTCATAGGCTTTCTCAGCTGCCCTGTAACCGATAAAATCGATGGGTGTTACATAGCCTTGTCCACCGTGGTGGGGTGTCACTTTTACCGTCACTCCTTTGGGAGCGATGTTTTTAAAATGTGTAGAAAAAAGAGTTGTGATTTCTTTCCAATCCTGGTGGGGGACCAATCGCATCGAAATTTTCGCATAGGCTTTACTGGCAATAACGGTCTTGGCACCTTCGCCGGTGTAGCCACCCCAGATACCGTTGACATCAAGGGTTGGCCTGATGGAATTACGCTCATTAGTGGTATATCCTTTTTCACCGTAAACGGATTCGATCCCAATTTCGTCCTGATAAGCTTTAAGATCAAAGGGGGCTTCTGCCATGGCAGCGCGTTCTTCCTTTGTGAGCTCTTCTACTTTGTCGTAAAAGCCGGGGATGGTGATATGGTTGTTTTCGTCGTGCAGGGATGCAATCATTTTGGCCAGTACATTGATAGGGTTGGCTACTGCCCCTCCGTACAAGCCTGAATGCAGGTCCCTGTTAGGTCCGGTTACTTCAACTTCAACATAACTCAGTCCTCTAAGTCCGGTAGTGATCGAAGGAACGTCTTTAGCGATCATGCCGGTGTCTGATATAAGGATGATATCGTTAGCCAGTTTTTTCTTGTTTTCTTTTACAAAGGTGACCAGGCTATTGCTGCCCACTTCTTCTTCTCCCTCAATCATAAATTTCACATTACAGGGCAGAGAATTGTTTTCAACCATATACTCCAGTGCCTTTACGTGCATATACATCTGTCCTTTGTCGTCACAAGCTCCCCTTGCATAGATGGCCCCTTCAGGATGGAGGGCGGTCTTTTTTATCACTGGCTCAAAAGGAGGGGAAGTCCATAGATTGAGGGGGTCAGGAGGTTGAACGTCATAATGGCCGTACACCAGTACGGTTGGGAGAGCGGGGTCTGTCATCCTTTCCCCGTATACGATAGGATATCCCTCTGTCTCGCAGATTTCAGTATGTGTACAACCTGCATTTTGCAAAGCGTTTTGCACGGTTTCAGCCATATGAAGTACGTCATGGGAAAAAGCTGAATCAGCACTTATGGAAGGAATTTTTAATATTTCTATGAGTTCGTTGAGGATACGTTCTTTGTTATTTTCAATATAGGCTTTGGGCTCTGTCATCGATTCATTTTTGGTAGGCTTTAAAAATACGAAATCCGCTCGTATATTTTTGGAGATGAATCATTTTAAAGTTGAAAAATTGAATTATATTTGCAGCCCTGTTAGAAGCAGGAAATGCAGGCGTGGTGGTCCCGATAGCTATCGGGAGGTAGGCACGCTAGACTTAATAGAATTTTTATTACAAGTCGATTGAATTTATTGATGCAGGCGTGGTGGAATTGGTAGACACGCTAGACTTAGGATCTAGTGCCGAAAGGTGTGAGAGTTCGAGTCTCTCCGCCTGTACAATTAGAGAAGCTCTTCCGAAAGGAAGGGCTTTTTTTTGGCCTTGTTATTAGAATAAGGAGAGACGAGAAGTTTATCCCGCCGCTGGCGGGAAGTCTCTCCGCCTGTACAATTAGAGAAGCTCTTCCGAAAGGAAGGGCTTTTTTTATTATCACAATTTATTATGGAGAATGGCGATTAGGGATGCTGCAGTTTATGGAGAGAGGGACACAATTTCAAAGCTCCAATTCTTCACCTTTGAAAATTTTCGATTAAAATTTGGGGCTTTAAGACCTGTATAAATCATGGCAGCTCCGGGGAGGGTGAGCCAAAACGCAGTGGAATCTACCAGAACTCCGATAAGGACCCCAAAACCCGTC
This DNA window, taken from Muriicola soli, encodes the following:
- a CDS encoding dipeptidase translates to MTEPKAYIENNKERILNELIEILKIPSISADSAFSHDVLHMAETVQNALQNAGCTHTEICETEGYPIVYGERMTDPALPTVLVYGHYDVQPPDPLNLWTSPPFEPVIKKTALHPEGAIYARGACDDKGQMYMHVKALEYMVENNSLPCNVKFMIEGEEEVGSNSLVTFVKENKKKLANDIILISDTGMIAKDVPSITTGLRGLSYVEVEVTGPNRDLHSGLYGGAVANPINVLAKMIASLHDENNHITIPGFYDKVEELTKEERAAMAEAPFDLKAYQDEIGIESVYGEKGYTTNERNSIRPTLDVNGIWGGYTGEGAKTVIASKAYAKISMRLVPHQDWKEITTLFSTHFKNIAPKGVTVKVTPHHGGQGYVTPIDFIGYRAAEKAYEKTFGKKPIPQRSGGSIPIVALFEQELGSKTILMGFGLDSDAIHSPNEHFGVENYLKGIETIPYFYQYFTEMSK
- a CDS encoding MmcQ/YjbR family DNA-binding protein gives rise to the protein MNVEELRAYCLAKKGVTEEFPFDEVTLVFKVMGKMFALVPLERLPSQVNLKCDPERSLELREQYDGVVTPAFHMSKTHWNTLFFEQLPSTLLASLTDHSYELVIANFTKKLRSEYDSL
- a CDS encoding DUF4407 domain-containing protein — its product is MIQRFFILCSGADASILETCSQGERNKYAGIGATVFFTAVMAFLAAGYALYTVFDNVYTALGFGLVWGLLIFNLDRFIVSTIKKRNSFRSEFLQATPRLLLAVIIAVVISKPLEMKIFEKEIDQVLLEQKNELTLANKEQIALQYSPLVADLEQDIVQLKEEVASKEAETNALYDTYISEAEGRAGTMLLGKGPVYKEKREKHDAALLELRELKSDNAERIAAIEGQISKLNTEYETAVVNSQPIIDGFDGLMARINALGELAWFPSFFIFLLFLAIETAPIVVKLLAPKGPYDFKLEEEESTVEAWVTQKVSQRQHIMATDAVLNEKIYGEIQEEERVYAHKKQKAEELLRLQADAFHELQVKGL